The proteins below are encoded in one region of Archocentrus centrarchus isolate MPI-CPG fArcCen1 chromosome 13, fArcCen1, whole genome shotgun sequence:
- the LOC115790732 gene encoding P2Y purinoceptor 14-like, with protein sequence MGNTGGAEETVTITQSAVSNGSNSTICEQGNTSTHIFFVVVYSLVFVVGLLLNGFTLNVYFFRAQRNASSVTIFLKNLAAADFLISLCLPMRIMKYANVKSVIIRQVYCNFGASAFYLNMYASIMFMGYIAANRYLKIVHTLETHILQTVRGAHIISTVTWVVLLAVTSSYILVSLLTQQKQNITKLSCDELHSEQLSMLYKVIHIFSATIFLAVLVCLVFFYYKTSRRLSLAQQKHPASVGSKKLARSRRNMLVLVSVFCICFVPYHLVRLPYAYISKRMNCSWHQVFFYLKELAVFVSVLNVCLDPLIYFIFCKAFRARLSLRRMFSNTEVSNGAANRERRSSNEQTSSIRRKISLTTVTKNSVL encoded by the exons ATGGGGAACACCGGAGGAGCTGAAGAAACCGTGACCATCACCCAGTCCGCCGTGAGCAACGGCAGTAATTCGACTATCTGTGAACAGGGCAACACTTCAACCCACATTTTCTTCGTGGTGGTCTACAGTCTGGTGTTTGTA GTGGGTTTGCTCCTCAATGGTTTCACCCTCAACGTTTATTTCTTCAGGGCTCAGCGTAATGCGTCCAGTGTGACCATCTTCCTGAAGAACCTGGCAGCTGCCGACTTCCTCATCAGCCTCTGTCTCCCCATGCGAATCATGAAGTATGCTAACGTTAAATCTGTCATCATCCGCCAGGTCTACTGCAACTTTGGTGCCTCCGCCTTCTATCTTAACATGTACGCCAGCATCATGTTCATGGGCTACATCGCAGCTAACAG GTATCTGAAGATCGTCCATACCTTAGAAACTCACATTCTGCAGACAGTACGAGGTGCTCACATAATATCCACTGTGACCTGGGTCGTCCTCCTGGCTGTGACGTCCTCCTACATCCTGGTCTCTCTTCTAacgcagcaaaaacaaaacataacaaaactgaGCTGTGATGAGCTGCACAGTGAGCAGCTCAGCATGCTTTACAAAGTCATCCACATCTTCTCAGCCACCATCTTCCTGGCCGTCCTCGTTTGCCTGGTTTTCTTCTACTACAAAACCTCCCGCAGGCTTTCACTGGCACAGCAGAAGCATCCGGCGTCTGTTGGCTCCAAGAAGCTCGCCAGATCACGCAGAAACATGCTGGTGCTGGTCAGCGTCTTCTGCATTTGCTTTGTCCCCTACCACCTGGTTCGCCTTCCTTATGCCTACATATCAAAGAGAATGAATTGTTCATGGCACCAGGTGTTCTTCTACCTGAAGGAGTTGGCGGTCTTTGTGTCAGTTCTCAACGTTTGCCTGGACCCTCTCATCTACTTCATCTTCTGCAAAGCCTTCCGGGCGAGGCTGAGCCTCAGGAGGATGTTTAGCAATACAGAGGTCTCAAACGGTGCAGCGAATCGAGAAAGGAGGAGCAGCAACGAGCAGACGAGCTCCATCAGAAGGAAGATTTCCCTCACCACAGTGACAAAGAACAGTGTGCTGTAG